AACtgttacaaagcagaaataaagagtGCTAAGAAAACATATAATGGAGGTTTATATAAGGCTTCTCTGAGAAGGTGAAATGTAAATTCAGGCTTAATGAATGAGTTGACCCTAACAAGTAAAGGGAGGGAAcagtggggtggttggggggaAGAATTCCAAGCAGAGGCAACAGTAGTCAGTAAGGAGCTGATTTTGTGTAgctttgtgtgcatgtgtatgtgtgtttgtatgtgtatcaCCATATtgtatatatctcatatatacattatatatgtatatatatttaataatgctCACTAGTTAACTTTATTGAGCATTTAGTATGTGTTAGTCACTTTATTTTAGATGTATtgccttatttaatcctcactatTACCCTAGAAGTAAATATTAGTATTATGCTCAATATACTCTTGAGAAATATACTTTGCTTAAGACCACATAGTTGGGGAgttctattgtggcacagtgggttgaggagctagcattgtcactgcagtggcttgggtcactgttgtggcatgggttcagttcctgccccaggaacttccacatgccacaggcaaggccaaaaactaaaaaacaaaattaaaagtaaacaaacttaaaaaaaagatctatagATGGGAAGAGCCAGAAACAAGCATTGAACCCAGGTTAGTCCAACTGTTCCAAGGCACTTTCTTATCTAATGCACTATAACTGTAAAGAAGCAAGAGTTAATGAATGACCACCAGGAACAGAGGATTAGCTGTAGATATCATGGCAGATGTGAAACTCCTGTActtcaaaggaaaagaagggtTTAGATAGGCAGAGAGGCAGTGGGAGGTCAAACTTGTCAATTGCCATGACCACTTAAAGGCAAGTCGAGTTATTTTTTCACACAACAGAAGTGGTCTTCAGTTATGTTAACCAAGGGCTCACTTTACTTTTATCACCTAGGGGCTACTTTGTGTTTGCTGCAAGACTTAAAATTGTATGTAAGGGAGAGATGTGTAATAGACTATatacttttacatatatatattaaaatatgtcattttcaGAATGTGTCTATATGCCTATaacaaaattaatgttaaaaatcccgggagctcccttcgtggctcagcagttaacgaacctgactaggattcatgaggatgcaggttagatccctgaccttgctcagtgggttaaggatctggcattgccatgagctgtggtgtaggctggcagctgcagctccaatttgacccctagcctgggaacttccatatgccctgggtatggctctaaaaagaaaaagaaaaaattcccaaAGACCTATTTGAAGACAATTTTCCCTGCCTCTCCATGATTTCAACTTTCTAATCTAGGTTTTCGGTGAATTATGCCTTTTCGGCTTGGGACCCAGCCAAGGAGATTTCCAGTAGAAGGGGGAGATTCTTCTATTGGACTGGAAGTTGGGCTGAGCTCCAGTGCTGCCTGTAACGGGAAAGAGATGTTGCCAACCAGGTGAAAGTTCTCCTTATCCGAATAACCGAGGAAGCATATATTGGTGCTCATTAATACAAGCTTTAGCAGAAGTTCAATTAATGAGAAAAAAGCCTGGAAACATTGCTTTTATGAAAGTAGTATTAACAAACATTGCTGTTATTAAATTAGTATTAACAGATCTTAGATTTTCTTAGCATGGGTCTGCATATTGTACCACTGTTATTATAGACCgattatttttagtaaatttttagCAAGTTTTTTTTCGTTAATAGTTTTAAGATTAGATAACAGTCAATCAAATAAGCAAACCTTTAGTGCTCTTGCATGCAGGGTGCTGTGCTAGGGAAAAGGTTACAGATATGAAGGCGACTCAGACCTTAGTTTTAGTGTCACTTTGGCTTTGACTTGACCTTTGGCAGAAAGAGAGTGATACAGAGTATGAAGattctgtaaaataaaatcatttttgcaTAATTGAAGAACTGTAATACATAGGATTTGttctgcttttctgtcatttACCACGGCAAAACTTCGAATACTACATTGTTCGATTTCTCATGGTTTGGAAACTTTTAGAACACAGATTTAAGCTTAATAAGGTATTTTAgaatttctcttgtggtgcagaagggttaaggatccagtgttgtcactgcagcagctttggtcactgctgtggcatgggttcaatgtctggcccaggaacttccatatgctgtgggtgtggtcaaaaaaataaGGTAGGTATTTTAAAGATCAGAATTATTCAAGGATGAAATAGGGAAATACTTTGGGAAATACTGAGCACTAATCTTTTGGAATGTTTATGACTGGGTTATTATTTGGTGGAAATAGTAGAGGAAATTCAAGCACTAGATGTATTTTAGGACTGAATGTCATTTAAAGTTGCTTTTAAAACTGAAGTTCTATTAATGTTTGACAAGTATGTGGAATAATATGTTCAATTTTGTGTTTTCCTACAAATATTCTAGTTTTTTAAGTCAGTCAACtggagtcatatatatatatatgtgtgtgtatatatgtatatatatacacacacacatacatatataatatacatatatatatacacacatacacacatacacacgagTTGCTATAGTAGTATcatttatatttacaattatGCATgccccctcacttttttttttgtcacttagCAATCACTGCATACCTTACAAAATGAACAGCTGGAAGGTTATCTTTGTATTTATGAATTTCCTGTGATTAAATGTATGGCAACAATATTTAACGACCATTTTTTTTGCAAGTCTAAAATGTCTGCTTCATCAGTGGCACTGTGTTATAATTATTTTGTGACATTCAAAGATTTCAGAATGACTTAAAAGAGCTGAATATGCACTCAAAGTTTGGTGCTCTGAAAAAACTTTCTATTTTAGTATCTAACTATGTGtcgtttgctttttttatttaggCAACTCCGAAGATGCCCTGGAAGTCATTGCCTGACAATAACTGATGTTCCCATCACTGTCTATGCAACAATGCGAAAGCCACCTGCACAAAGCAGCAAGGAAATGCATCCCAAATAGCATCATTAAGTCTTTAGTAGAGGTTTGACTAGGTCAAGGGTAATGGGCCAGTATCATCTTATGATCTGGTAAACAAATAAAAGTGGTGGCACCTTTGGATGATGACAACAgttgaaatatttacttttagtAGGTAAAGACAGAAATGTAGTCTGCAAAACATGTGTAGTGATAAGCAATCAGTTATATTTGTTAGATAAGACAGAATATTTCACAATTGGAAAGTGTCTTAGAGATCATCTTGCTCATAGTGGATCgttaatatctttatttcatgATGAAGTCACTTTGATTATCAGTCAGGATGGGCCCATTATAAATGCTTAATGTGTTTGGGCTGGTTTTCCTTTGCTTATATTTGGGTTGCTAATTAGCTGAATCCTTTTACTTGGATACCCTATGCCAGTTTCTGTCTTTCTATCTTTTGATAATACTCTGCCCAGGAATGATTATTTTGAGTGAAAAATGGAGCCCTGTGGGTTTTGCATTTCAGAATATCCAAGACCCAAGAAAATTCTTATTCCATGGTTAATCTGCAAAACATATACACTGCTGTCATATGATAGCTCAGGTTATTGGTGAAATTTATTATAATGAGGTCAAGGCTATGATTCTAACCCATATTTTCCCAGTAAAAATGACATCCCATCATCCCACCGTACCTCAAGTCCCAGCCAGTCATCTTGAAATTGTCTACAGTTGGTATCGAGAAACTTCAGATGGATTTTTGTATTCAATTAGACTTAAGGTCTGGgccaactctttctttttttttttttttaagggccccacccatggcatatggggttcccaggctaggggtcaaattgaagctgtagctgctggcccatgccacagccacagcaacttgagatccgagctgcatctgcaacctacaccacagctcatggcactgccagatccttaacccactgattgaggtcagggactgtacccatgtcctcatggatactagttgggttcattactgctgagctctGATGGAAACTTCCAGGCCAgctccttctatttttttttttttctcttctcagtaGTCCCAAGAAATtcagcttgctttcttttccttttgatggTTGCCACCTTTCATcccacaacatttttttttgcctccaaaAGACTAACTTCATTATGAGGTATAgttccttcagtttcttttctatttttctgctcCTGAAGATGTATGTATAagcctttttaaatgaaagttttattaGCTTATAATTACATGGACATAGATGCATATgtgctaagaaaagaaaaactaccagggaattataaatggaaaaattctgaGAGCTCATGCAGTGTTGGGAGATGTTTGAGTGCCAACCATCCACAAAGGGGAAACCTTGTTGAAGATGTAGGGCATTGGGTGGAGTGCTCAGAAAGGTCATGTCTTAGTAGGAGGTCTGAACTAGCAGTAGACTAAGTGCTAAGTTAAGGCAGCTTtaacaaagcttaaaaataagACTTGAGAGAATCAAGGTGATCTGTGAGTAACTTATTTATCTGCCAAATAAAAATTTGATACACCttaaaggaaaggaacaaaatcCATAAAGGAAGTTGCTCAAAGCTGGGGAGATAATGatgggaaaagggaaaggaataagGAAAAATTCCTCAGTGCTCATACAAGTCTGGGCATAATTTGTGTTTCAACTATGTGGAAGGATCTTTTAACATATGGAGCATTGAGAAGAGTTCTCAGCAAGATATAACTCAGTGAAGGTGGGTGTGGAGTGGAAGATCGCTTTAGACTGAGGGTTGCTCTGAACCTGCTCTAACAAAGCTTAAGAGCAAGACATGAAAGAATCAAAGTCTGATTCCATGTAACTAAACTGCATCCAAGGTAGGGAGAAAACCTCAAAatttaaagaacataaaattcagcaccaaaaatgtaaaattcataaTGATCAGTGtccaataaaaaattaccaggcaagagaattcctgctgtggctcagtgggtttagacccgacatagtgtccacgagggtGCGGGAtctatacctggccttgctcagtgggttaaggatctagcttcccccaagttgtggcataggttgcaaatgtggctcagagtcggtgttgccatggctgtggtgtggccacagctgcagccctgatttgacccctagcccaggaacttccatgtgccttaggtgtggccataaaaaggaaaaacaaaacaaaacaaaaaaaccaagcatgcaaaaaagaaggaaagttcaGCATATAGGCAAGAGAATCATTACTTCATAGAAATAgattcaggaattcccactgtggtgcagtgggttaagaatccgactgtagcagcttgggtcagcttgggtcactgcagtggtgcagagGTTTGACTGCCACCCTGGTgaagggggttaaaggatctgatctTACGCAGTTGCAGTttgtattcagtccctggcctgggaatgtcatatgccacaggtacagccattaagaaagaatgagagagagaaagaaagaaagtgattcAGAATGGTAGATGATAGCATTAGCACACAAGCTATCATAAATGTTCAAGTAGTAGATGAAAGCATAATcataatgaaaagagaaatggaaaatataaaaaggattCAATTGAACTTTCAGTGGTGAAAAATACAgtatcagtaataaaaaaaatacactgaatggGATCAAGAACTGATTAGACACTGAGGAAAGATTAATGAACTTGAAAACAGAGCTGTACAAATTATCCAGgatgaaatatgaagaaaaaagaactgaagaaaaagaGTGTAAATTTTGTATTTCAATACGATACAGTCTAACATATATGTGAATAACTTCTCAGAAGGAAGAAGGCGGAcaatataaaaatacttgaagaaataatggctacttttttttttttaacaaatatgatGACATCTGTAAACTCAAAGGTCCAAGTCACTTAACTCACCCCAAGgagaataaacatgaaaaaaaacaaaacaaataaaaagccatGTAATTAAATTGTCTGAAAACTAGAGATAAAGACATCTTAAAACCCAACAAAGGCCAGTCATTTAGaggagcaacaacaacaacaaaagaatgagAGGCACTTTAAACCAGGCAAAAAGGCAATGGAGTGATATCACTAAAAACGGTAAAGacttttcagtaaaaaaaaaaggtgagataaTTCATCACCAGATTTGTACTATTAAGATATCTTTAATGAAGTTTtttcatgcagaaaaaaaataataccggACAGAAATTTGGATCTGCCCAAGGAAATAAAGAGcaccagaaacagaaaatatgtggataaatataaaagcctttttctcatttttaaacatttaatgtaaatgtttaaaacaaaataataataatttatataaaagtataatatatggtaacaatagcaaaaaaaggaggaaaatgagttTACTTTTTCAAGTGTCTTAGACAATCTATGAAATAGCATAATAATATCTGAAAATAGGTTGTGATGAGGTAAATACGTAATTGTAAACTTCAGAGttatctctaggagttcccttcatggctcagtggttagcgaacccaactagcatccatgaggatgtgggttcgatccctggcctccctcagtggttaaaggatccggcgttgctgtgagctctggtgtagtttgcagatgcagctcggatcccacattgctgtggctgtagtgtaggccagcagctacagctccagttggatctctagcctgggaacctacatatgctgcaggtgtggccctccaaagacaaaaagaccaaaaagaaaaaacatagagTTATccctaaaagcaaacaataaCAGGGGGATAGTATACCAGTTGGGGagattaaatggaataaatatCACTCAATCctaaagaaggcaggaaaagaggaaaaaaggaacaaagataatAGGTATAAACCAAACCATATTGATATTTGCATCAATTACAAAAGGCATATACTTTAATTAGAAGACAGATTGTGAGCCTGGCTAGAAAAGATGATGCTATCTATATGAACCTACTTTAGAGTCTCATGCTCTGCCGAC
The nucleotide sequence above comes from Phacochoerus africanus isolate WHEZ1 chromosome 2, ROS_Pafr_v1, whole genome shotgun sequence. Encoded proteins:
- the FAM229B gene encoding protein FAM229B — translated: MPFRLGTQPRRFPVEGGDSSIGLEVGLSSSAACNGKEMLPTRQLRRCPGSHCLTITDVPITVYATMRKPPAQSSKEMHPK